The Victivallis lenta DNA segment GATTTCGCGCGGCGCTCCGGGGCGGAGACGGTAGCTGAATTCGAGGTTGCGCCGTTTTTTCGGCGCGATTTCGATCGTGCCGGCGGCCGGCGTGACCGACGCTTCGCCGGAGGCGAGCGCGCGAACTGCGGTTTCCCGGTTCCGGCCGCTGCGGTTCAGCAGCGTAAAGCGGATGGTTCCCTGCGCCTCCTCCGGTCCGGTGACCGTGATCCGGTCGACCGGGGAGGGCAGGAGTTTCATGCCGGGCCGTTTCGCATGAAGGTAGACGGGCTGTTCTTCGAGGGTGAGCAAATAGCGGTGCATCCCGCCGCCTCCGCCGTTCGGCTGGAGCTTCGAGCGTTCGCCGTAAAGGGTGACGAGTTCGAGTTCGGGTGAAGGAGAGTCGAGCAGCAGGGAGCCGGTATCGGAGGAGGGCCAGAGCAGCGCGACTTCTCCGCCGTCCGCCTTGCGGAAGATTCCTCCCCTGACGGCGGCGTCCGCGATGGTGCGCGGGGCCGGATCGGTCAGCACGCCTTCGAACTGAGCGGCGAGCACGCCGACTGCGAGCGTCAGCAGATTCGGCGTGCGTTCTCCGGCGGCGGTTGCGCCGAGCAGGCTGAAGTTCGGGGAACTTTCGAGCCACTTTTCCGGATTTTTCGGCCACTTCGGGTTCCAGCCGAAAAAGATGAAGCCTTCGCAGCCGGCCAGCAGGTTGATCGCGGCGTTCTTCACCATCGAGGCCGAGGCCTGGTATTCGTCGTTGACTTTGCCGGGCCAGGCGTTTTTCGAGACGAAGCCCGGAGCCCGGGCTGCGGTCTTTTCCGCGACTTCGGCCGGCGGAATCGCTTCGTCCGCCCGGTAGCGCATGACGCAGAGCACACCGGTTTCGGAGTTCATGAAGCGGTTGAGCTTGTGGGTGCGGGCGGCCCGTTTCGCCTCTTCGAGCATTGCGGCCAGACCGATGCGGTCCGGCTGATTCGGCGTGGTGTAGGTGTGCCAGCTCACCGCGTCCATATCGGCGCCGGAGTCGAGGGTTTTCTTCATCCACGGCACGAAGGTGCTGGTTCCGCTGATGCCGTAGATGAAGTTCGACGGATCGGCGGCGCGGAGTTCGCGGCTGACGGTGCGGGTGATCTCTGCGTAATCCTCCGGTTTGTCCGGCATATGGCCGGAGGCGTTCGGTTCGTTTTCGATCTCCCAGCGGCGGATTCTGCCCCGGTAGCGTTCGGCTGCGGCCCGGATGAAGGCGCCGTAGCTTTTCAGTTCGGGGAAACCGCCCGCCCAGCCCCAGGCCAGCTTCCGCATGCGTTCATACGGCCGCGCCCGCTGCCAGTCGAGCAGCGGAGTTCCGTAAAGGCAGACGTAGAGTTCGCGGCCCGAGGCGAGTTCCCAGTCGATTTTCTCGTTCCAGTTCCATTCGCCGGGGGGAGTAGCCGGATCGAGGCCGTGGTTCCCGTTCCAGTCCCGAACCCATGCCGGGCCGACCACATAGCCCCAGCGCAGGTATTTGTGGGCGAAGCGCAGCGGCAGCGCATCGGGCCAGAAGCCGAAAAGATTGACATCGGCGTCGTGCAGCCCGAAGAGTCCGGGACCGGCTTTCTCGCCGCGCGGTTCGGCGCGGAAGAAGTGGAAACGGCGTTCTCTGTCCGCATCGGTTCCCACCGTTTTCACGGTCAGGTGATAGAGGTCGCTCCTGAGTTCAAACGGAAACCGGATCGTTTCGAACCGTTCCCGGCCGGGCGCGAGCTCGCGGCTTTCGGTCCAGCTCCGGTCGAGCTTGCCGATCTCGCTGACGATCCGGAAGGCGAGGTTGACGCGGCGCGTCTCTCCGGTGGAGTTCGTCAGCTGAAGCGTCGGGCAGTCCCGCCGGGCCGGTTCGACGGAAACCGCATAGTTGTCGAAGCCGTGGAACACGGCGGTCACGCCGCCGTTTCCGGCCGCCGGTTCGACCCGGGCCGCGTAATCGTGTTCCCAGTCGAGCTTGAGCGTCGCTCCGCCGGATGCGAGGTGCAGTTCGTCGATCACGGCTGCGTATACGGAGAGCCGGACCGGGGTGAAGTTTTCCGGAATGCCGATGGCGAGCTGCCGGCTTCCGCCGGTCAGCGTCGCCCGGCCTCCGCCGAATTCGAGCGTGAACTTCCGCCAGCGGTCCGTCGTCGGCAGTTCGGGCGCGGCGGCGGTTTCCGGACCGGAACGCAGCGCGACGCCGCGCCCGGCGGCCGCCGCCGGAATGACGACTTCAAGCTTTTTGCCGTCCGCGCCGGTGAACACGAGGGCCGCTTTTTCCGCCCGCCGCGGCAGGTCGCGCAGATAAAACGACGCGCTGCTCCGCGCGGCGGCGGCGAAATGAGGCGCGAGCGGATAAGTGAAGCTGACGTTTTCGAAATCGACGCATTTTCCGGCCGCTCCGCCCGCGACGGGCGGGATGACCGGCACGCGCAGATTCGCGCCGCCGCCGGAAGGATAAAGCGTGACGGCGGCCGCCGGCTGCACGGCGGCGAGCACTCCCGCCGCGCAGAGAAGGTAGAACGTTCTCATGGCGTGCTCCTATTCGATTTCGATCGTGAGGAGCGGGTTGTACCGTCTGCCGGAAATCGCGGCGAATTCGCTGGTCCGCCAGCGCCAGGCGCTTCCGGCGGGAGCATCCGGCGCGGCTTCGAGCCGGAACCCGATCCACCTCGACTTCGCTTTCGCGGCTTCGCGGACGGCTTCGGTCACGTCGATCCGCACGGCCGGGAGCGGTTTTCCGGCGGTCCTGACCGGTTTTGCTTCGAGCGCGCGGCCGAGCTTCGTGCCGTTGTCGTCCGTGAGTTCGATTTTTCCGTCCGCTTCGGGGGCGAGATAGAAGTAAAGATCGGTATCGGGGCCGGAGGCCCCCTCCTTGTCCGGATGGCAGCCGTTGTTGCCGTTGAGCCATAGCTGCAGCGTTGCTTTTCCGACCGGAGCTGCGAGTTCCGGCAGTTCAAACTCAAAGACCGCTTTGCGGTTCTGTCTCCAGATTTTGCCGGAGTGGACTTCCCGGTCCTCGCCGTCGGCTTTGAGCGACATGGCGCGGTCGACAATGCCGTCTCCGGTCGAGTCGGTCAGGGCGCCGTCGCCGGCGGGAGCCGTCCGGGTTTCGATCGTCGCCGCCGGAGCGCTGGAAAAACTGACGGCGAATGCGGCGGCCATGCTCAGGATCAGGTGTTTCATCGGTGCCTCCCTGTGGTGCGGATCAGTTGACGGTCGTGTTGTGCCAGTAGATGTACTGAGCGCGGGTATTGCCCTCGGTGGTCAGGACCTGCCAGTGCAGCGAGCTGGTGTGGCCGTCCGCCCAGAGGATGTTGGTCATGCCGCCGTGGCGTCCGCTCGGATAGGCCGAGGTCATGGCGGCCGCGGCGATTTCGCCGTTGCCCATGCATTCGCGCCCGTCCACGGCGTAGACCTTCTGGGAGGGCGAGACGATTTTCGTCACTTTTCTGGGTACGACCGAATTGCCTGTGCCGGCGGTCGCGAAGTAGAGGTAGTTGACGCCGTACATGCCCCAGTATTCGGTGTTTGCCTTGCTTGCCTTGTATTCGGCGTTGGACATTTCGCGGATCGGGCAGCGGTTGATGACGCTGCGGTCCTTCCGGGCGGCGGAGTAGGCGGCGTTCTTGTCGTTGTTGTAATAGTAGAGCCGCAGCAGCCGCGAGGACCAGGTCGGACTCGTCCCGTCGGAGCCGTAGGCCGGATAGTAGTTGTCGAAATCGTTGTTGTAGAACTGGACGAAGGAGCCGAGCTGCTTGAGATTGTTCACGCAGGTGCTTTTCTTGGCCGACTCGCGCGCCTTGTTCAGGGCGGGCAGCAGCATCGAGGCCAGGATGGCGATAATCGCGATGACGACGAGGAGTTCGATCAGGGTGAAGCTCTTTCTCATTGCACTCTCCGGTTGGTTGGGATGGATGGAACTGGTCAGGAAGCCCTTGACGACTTTTATTCTTCTCCGCATGATTTGCCCGGCATCAGCCGCGCGACGGTGGACGGGATGACGATTCCAGCGGGGGAGGAGCCGGCCAGCGCCGCGGTCAGGGCGTCGAGGCAGCCGCGCACCATGAGTTCGGGATCGACTTCGAGCGTGGTCAGCGGAACCGGGCTGGCGAATTCGCAGCCGTGGTTCATGTGGGTCAGGATCGCGATGTCGCGCGGAATCCGGAGCCCCTGTTCCAGGATTGCCATCAGGAGTCCCCGGCAGACGACGTCGTGGTTCACCAGAATCGCATCGGGCCGGTTTTCTCCGGCGAGCAGGAGCTTGCCCTTCTCGTAGCCGTCGGTCTCCTTCTGCCCCCAGCGGAACACCCGGACGGCGGCGCCGGTTCCGGCCGCGCCCTCCATTGCGCCCTGCTGCTCGCAGCGGAAATCCTCACGGAAATTCGGATACGGCAGCTCCTCCGGCATCATCGACACGACCGCGATATTGCGGTAGCCGCGCCCGGTCAGGTATTCGACGCCCTTCTTCACCGAGGCGCGCTGGTCGATATGGAACGGTTCGCACCAGGCGGCTTCGGGGTGCTGCTCGAGGAACTCGGTCAGCTTCGGGGTCCGGTTGCTGGCGATGATCGCCTTGAGTTCTCCGCTGGTGAGGTCCTGTTCGAGATCGAACATCGTGCGGCTGCCCGATTCGAAATCGAAATAGATCTTCAGGTTGAGGGCGCGTTCGAGCGACTGCTTCTGGAATTCGTCGAGCAGCTGCGAATAGAGGTGGCTCCGGTCGCGGAACGGATTCTTGCCGAATACGAGCGCGATGACGTTGACGCGTTCGCGGGAGCGCACGAAGGTTCCGCGCCGCGGCTGCCTCTCGATGAGCTGCCGCTGAACGAGATGCTGCAGGCTTTTGTGGATCGTGACCGGCGTCACATGGTAGAGCCGGGCGAGTTCGACGGTCGACGGCAGGCGGGATTTGTCGGGCAGCTCTCCCGAGACGATCCGGTGCGCCAGATGATCGGCGATCTGCTCCTGCAGCGGCGCGGCGGTGTTGGCTTTGAAGGCGATCACTTTTCCATTCTCCTGATCCGGCTCTTCCGCAGGGGGACGGAATGCCGTCTGGTATATGATTATTTTATCGAGTATAATAATAGTATACCAAAGACGGAGGCGAATGTCAATACCCGGTTGGAAAATTTTGCGAAAAAAGCCGCCGCCCGTTTTTCCGGAAGCCCGGGGAACGGAACGTTCGGCAGTGAACGGCAGGAACGCGGAAGATACACTCCTGCCGGCTGCCCGGGCGACAAGAACCTTTCCGGGCGGCCGCGGATTTTTGCCGGTGCCGCCTTTCCGGAAGTGAGGTTCTGTGCGGGGTCACGTCATCGGGAAACGGCCGGAGGGAAAGGCAGTCGGCCGAACAGATCGATCGGGCCTGTGCCATCCCGTGCCGGAATCGCATATATGACCATACGGCGGCAGATGCGGCAGCTCATCTGCCGACCCCTTCGCGCCGGCAGGTGCGCGGAGAGATGCCGTACTCCTTTTTGAACGCGGTGGAAAATGCGGCGAAATTGTCGTAGCCGCACCGCAGCGCGATCACCGAAACCGGCAGCGTGGTGGAGACAAGCAGAGTGTTCGCCCGTTTCAGCCGCAGGTGGTAAAGCACCTGCATCGGAGTGGCGTCGTAGCGTCGTTTCGCCTGCCGGAGCAGGGTGGATACCGACATGTAGACCTCGGCAGCCATCATCTCCAGGGTCCATTTTTTCTCGAGTGATCCGCTGACCTGCCGCCAGAGGTTTTCGAACGGATCGTCGGGGGGAGGCTCGGTCTGCACCGACTCCGGCAGATGGAAACTGCGGGCGAGCAGCTCGAGAATCTGGTCGGTGTACGAGGCGATCAGGGCTTCGCAGCCGTAAGGCGAACGGTCCGGTTTCAGCCCGAATGCGCACAGGGCGGCGGCCAGATCCATCGAATCGCAGTAGAAGTGCCAGGGCGGACGCTCATCGGAGGTGTCGGCCGCCAGGTTGCGGATCACGTGGATCGATTCGAGGGCCAGTCCCTTCATGGCGGCCTCCAGTTGTACCGGCGGTGTTCTTCGACCGAAAAAAGGCTGCGGCAGTCCGGCAGGAGGCAGGGGGGTATCCGGGGTCAGGTGGAACCAGCAGAAACGCCAGGGGGCGCTGCCGGTCTGTCGGTAGAACTGTTCCTTTCCGGCCGGCAGGATGCAGAAGGAGCCGGCGCTCTGCTCGTGTGTCTGCGCTCCCGCCGTCACTTCCCCGCTCCCGGAGCATGTGAACAGCGCGAAACGGAAGCCCGGTATCCTTCGCAGCCGGAATCCGGGCGTCGCCCGGCTGACGCCGGCCATTCCGATTCCTGCATTGCGCAGTTTCAATATCGCCGGATGCTTCAGATAGAGCGGCAGGAAAAACTGCGCGGTCTCCCGGGGGATGACGTGTTCCAGGGTGATGCAGGTATTCAGGATGCAGTCCGGATTCATCTGTTCCATTACTCCCCGCCGGATGGAAACGACGGCATGATTTCATGATTTCAGCGATTCAACAATAATAAATCCCGTATAAAGCGACAATTCAAGTAATTTTGACGATTTTACAAAAAAAAATAACGATTCTGCAAAATTATTTTTTATTTTTGAATATATAATTTAAACAGGCAGATAACACTGCCGCGGTAAACATGAAACCCGGAAAGGAATTGTACGATGCATAGGAAATTCACTCTTGTCGAACTGCTGGTGGTGATCGCGATCATCGCCGTTCTTGCATCCATGCTGCTGCCCGCCCTGAATAAGGCGCGCGAACGCTCGAAGGCCACCGCCTGCACCAACAATCTGAGGCAGGTTTTTCTGACTCAGGCAATTTATGCCGAAGATCACAAAGGCTGGATGACCCCCGCGCGGACGGAACCGAACTGGGACAGTTGGCTGTATTTCGCCGTCCGCGGCAAATATCTGGAAAAACCCAGAGACGGCTCCCGCCCCTTCCTGATGTGTCCCTCGCTGGCCGCCGGATGGACAAACGGCTGGTGGCACGGGTTGTACGGCGGCATTTACGGTATCAACCGCGGGAAAGATCCCGACAGCCCGGCAAGTTACATGAACGGTACAGGAGAGTACCGCTGGTGCCAACGGCTGACGGCCTTCCGAAATCCGAGCCGGAGAGATATTTTCGCCGACAGCAGATACAATTCGACCTACGGGTTGTACGATCATAACGGTGAATCCGACAGCTGGGGGAAATGGTGGGTTCAGGTGCGGCACGGCGGGAAGAGCTCCATGCTCTTCGCCGATGGGCATGCGGTGTTGATGTCTCCGGAGAAACTGAATGCCGATTATAATTTCAAGAACCGCATCCACCTGTATTGAAAGGAGTCCCGATGTATCGTCTTTTCGTGATAATTTTTACGGCCGCGATGACGGGATTGATTTTCTGCCTTGCTGCTGAGGAGCTTGACACGATCGGTTTTGAGCAGGGATTTCAGGATATCTGGGTGGGGCGTCCGGAGGCCGTCCGGATTGACGCCTCCGACTCCTCCGAGGGGAAGCAGTGCGCGGTTTTCGATCCCGGCGGCAGGATTGCGGAGATCGCCCGCGGAATCAAGCTGCGGCGCAATGAAATTTATACGGTGAAATTTGATGCGCGTTCGACCTCGCCGGGCGGGGGGGCTCCCGAAATTCAGGTGCGGCTGCTGATGCGCTCCTTGAAAAAGCCGATCGACTGGTTCAAAGAGGCGGGCAAAGCATCGGCGGAGTTGAATGTCCCGACGGCGCTCCGAGGGGAGTGGCAGACGTTTTCCTGCTCCTTCGGGCCGCTGCCGGACACCTGGCGGGATGCGGAGGTCAGCTCCGTCAATCTCTATTTTCAGATCCTGCCGGGAAAGAAGCCGGGTAAAGTCCTGCTGGATAACATCCGCATTTCGACCCGTCCGGCGGTGGAGACGAAGCCGGAGATATCGTTTCTGCTGCCGGACCCCGTTCGAATTTTCGACCGGATTCCGGATTTCAAAGTGAAGCGGAGCGGCCGGGCGGGAGTGCTGCGCGTGACCGCCCGCAACGCCGGCGGTGAAGAGACGCTGAAGCTTCAGGGCGTGCCCGGTGAAGGCAGCCTGGCAGTTACGCTTCCGGGGCCGGATTATTACGACATCGCCGCGGAGGTCGTCGACGGAACGAAAATCCTCGCCTCCGCCCGGACCTCCGTCGTGGTGACGACGCCGCTGCCGGACGATTACTATTCGACGCCGCATCCGGCTTTCGGAGTCTGGTGCCAGGTTGACGATCGCATGCACCGGCTCGGCGGCGGCAAATGGACGCGCCACACGTTGTTCACCTATTTCCCGTCGGCCAACGGCGGCACCCCTCCCTCTCCGGAGAAGGTCGCGACGCGTTCCCCGGTCAAGGTGATCACGAACGTCAATATTCCCCATCGTCCCCATTCCGCAGAGGAACTTGCGGAACAGCGCCGCAAGCTCGAACGCGAGATGATCGCCCGGCGGGGACTGGTCGATATCTGGGAGACGCAGAACGAACCGATGCTCGGTGAAAATTTCCACGGCACCATGCAGCAGGCAGCCGATATCATGGCAATGCAGAGTTCCGTCGCCCGGCAGGTCGTTCCGGGCGTCCCTGTGGCCGGCATCTGTCTCAATCCGATGCAGAAGAACCATTTTCTGCAATATCTGAACTATTATCGCAACTGCGGAATCGACAGACAGATCGACATGCTGGCGCTCCACCCCTATATCCCCGGCGCCCAGAGCCCCGACACCTCCGGTTACGTCGAAACGATCAACCGGCTCCGGAAGGAGGTGTCGAAGATCGCGGGGAGGGAGATTCCCGTTTTCATCAGCGAAATCGGCTATTCCACCAAACCCGGCGGCGAAGTGACCGAGCTTCAGCAGGCGGCCTATCTGGCCCGGGTTGCCATGCTGAACCGCCAGATTCCCGGCCTGGTCGGGTGTGTCTGGCACAACGGGGTCTGGACAGAGGCTTACAGTCGAAGGGAGTATGATTTCGGCATCATGAAGGGAGTCAAGGGGTCTTCGATCCGCGAACCGAAACCGGCATTTGCGGCATGGGCGACCGTCTCCCGCCAGACCTGGAACGCCGATTACCTCCGCGAGCTGGATTTCGGCCGGAACGTGCGTGTGCTGCTGTTTCGTCGCAACGGGAAGCCGCTGCTCGCGCTCTGGGGGCTGCAGGGGGAACCGGTTTCGGTCCGGCTTCCGCTGAACGTTCCGGAGGTTACCGTGGTTGAGTTGTGCGGACGAAGCCGGCGTGTTCGGCTTGCGGACGGCGTTCTGCCACTGTCCCTGGGGGAGGCGCCGGTTTATGTCTCCGGCGATTTTCCGGCGATTTTCGACGAGCGGAGCTTTGCCGTGGCGATGGAGCCGGAAGTCCCGGCGGCGCTCGCCGGCATGCCGTTTGAATTCCAGGTCAGGCTGCCCGGCCATTTCAGCTCCGCCGAACTCCGCATTCCCGCCGGGGAGTACGGTACGGCGCAGGTGACGGGGAGCGGCGCCGACCGCACCGTAAAGATCATTCCGGCCCCCGGCATCCGGCCCGGCTGTTATGATCTGGAATTGCGGCTGGAAGAGAACGGCCGGCCCCGCAGCATCCTCATCCGGCAGCTCGAGATCCTGCGTCCGGTGGATTTCAGCCGCGTCGCGCCTGTTGCAGTCCCGCAGGGCCGCGCCATCCTCTGCACGGCCGAATTCCGGGATTCCACGGCCGGTGACGCGACCGTGGAAATTCTGGAAAACGGGAACAGGGTGGTCGGACTTGCCCGGCTTTCGGCCCCGGGGGAGAGCGTGATTCCGCTTTACCTCACCCGGATCGGGCGCAGAAACAGCTACTCCGCCCGCTTCACGCTCTCCGACGGTTCGAGCTATGTGCAGCCGCTCGGGGGAGGATTGACGCCGGTATCCATTCCTTATTTCCGCGATGCGCTTGATCGGGTGGAGGAGTGGCCGGAATGCGGACGCTTTGCGATCGGCGACGGCGTGGCGAGCAGTCACGGGTTGACCGGGGAGAACGACCGTCCCTCCGGTGTCATCCGTCTGGCGTGGGATGAGGACTTTCTCTATTATGCCGTCGATGTGAACGACAAGACCTGCCGTACCGTCGCCCTTCCCGCCGACATGTGGCAGGGAGACTCCCTCCAGTGCGGTATCGCCGCAGATCCGCAGTTTATGATCAGGCCGAACAATGACGGCCTTCAGGAGACCGCGTATAATGAGTTCGGAACGGACCTCCGCGACGGCGGATCGCGCAGTTGGACCTGGGCAAGCATGAACCGCAATGCAATGCCGTGTAACCGGCCGGTTCCCGGCATCCGGCTCGATCACCGCCGCGACCGGACCTGGACGTTTTACCGGGCCGCTGTGCCGTGGGAGACGCTGAATATCCGGCCGGGCGAGGGAGTGCCGCTGCGCTTGAGCATTCTCGTCAACGATTCGGATGGCGGCGTCCGTCACTGGATGGAGTGGTTCGGCGGCATTGCCGACGGCAAGGACCCCGGCCTCTACGGTTCCGCGGTTCTGACGAAACAGGACCGGCAGCCGTAAAACCGCCGGAGCCGGGGACTTTTGCGCCCCGGCGGACAGGCGCCGGGAATGCGCGGGAGATTTGTCCCGAAAAAATTCCCCGGACCGGTGGAAAAAAAGCTTTCACCGATGTAGAGTATAAACGCCGTCTTGTCTTTTTAATTTTTCTGCGGAGTTTCCCGGAGTGAAAAAACGTTTGCTGATTCTGCTTCTGGTCGTCGCCGGAACCGGATTTGTCGCCGTCCCGAAAGCGAAAGCGATGGACCCCGTGACCATCGCGGTCCTCGCCCCCGCCGCCATGCGGATGGCCGAGGCGACCCATCCATATATCATGCAGGGAATTGCGTGCGGCGCGCGCGGCATGGCCAAGGCCGGAATCGCCGGGTTCCGCATGCTTTATCTGCCGTGGGGCGTCGTCCAGTGCACACTCGGATTGCCGCTCGGCGGTCTCAGCCCCGGGATCGGCAACATCGTCGAGGGCGGCACCGCGCCGTTCGAGATGGCCTTCCGCATCATCATGCTGCCGGTAAACCTCTGCGGCGTCGATATATAGCCGCCGTGCAGCCGCCCGCCCGCCGTGAAATCCTCCGGCGGGCCTTTTTTTCCGGTCCCGGGCGGGCGGGGGCGGAAAACCGCGAAAATCGCGTGATTGCCCGGTTTGACGCGGGAAATTTCACCGGAACCGTGCTATATTAAACCGAATATGTATCGATCATCAACCCGAGACATGGAGTGAAAGAAGCAATATGAGCACCCGCGAACCCTTGCCGCGCGCCTACGAACCGGCCGCGGTGGAAGCCAGATGGTATCCGCACTGGGAAGAGGCCGGTTATTTTCACGGCAGGCCGGACCCGGCGAAGAAACCCTATTCGATCGTGATTCCGCCGCCGAACGTCACCGGCATCCTGACGCTCGGCCATGTGCTCAACAACACGCTGCAGGATATCCTGATCCGCTATCACCGCATGAAGGGCGAGGAGGTCTGCTGGTTCCCCGGCACCGACCACGCCGGGATCGCGACCGAGGCGCGGGTCGAGAAATACCTGCGCGAGAAGGAGAACACCGGCCGCGACAAGCTCGGGCGAGAGGAGTTCATCAATCGCGTCTGGAAGTGGAAGGACGAGTTCGGCGGAAAGATCATCCGCCAGCTCCGCACGCTCGGCTGTTCCTGCGACTGGGAGCGCGAGCGCTTCACGATGGACGAGGGACTTTCGGCCGCCGTCCGCAAGGTGTTCGTCGAGCTCTACAACAAGGGTTACATCTACCGCGGCCAGCGCATGATCAACTGGTGTCCGGTCGCCAAGAGCGCGCTTTCGGATGAAGAGGTGATTTATAAGGACGTCGCGGGCAAGTTCTACTATTTCCGCTATCCGATTTCGGACGGCTCCGGTTATCTCGTCGTCGCCACGACCCGGCCGGAGACGATGTTCGGTGATACCGCCGTCGCCGTGAATCCGGCCGATGAGCGCTATAAGCACCTGATCGGCAAGAC contains these protein-coding regions:
- a CDS encoding sugar-binding protein, with protein sequence MRTFYLLCAAGVLAAVQPAAAVTLYPSGGGANLRVPVIPPVAGGAAGKCVDFENVSFTYPLAPHFAAAARSSASFYLRDLPRRAEKAALVFTGADGKKLEVVIPAAAAGRGVALRSGPETAAAPELPTTDRWRKFTLEFGGGRATLTGGSRQLAIGIPENFTPVRLSVYAAVIDELHLASGGATLKLDWEHDYAARVEPAAGNGGVTAVFHGFDNYAVSVEPARRDCPTLQLTNSTGETRRVNLAFRIVSEIGKLDRSWTESRELAPGRERFETIRFPFELRSDLYHLTVKTVGTDADRERRFHFFRAEPRGEKAGPGLFGLHDADVNLFGFWPDALPLRFAHKYLRWGYVVGPAWVRDWNGNHGLDPATPPGEWNWNEKIDWELASGRELYVCLYGTPLLDWQRARPYERMRKLAWGWAGGFPELKSYGAFIRAAAERYRGRIRRWEIENEPNASGHMPDKPEDYAEITRTVSRELRAADPSNFIYGISGTSTFVPWMKKTLDSGADMDAVSWHTYTTPNQPDRIGLAAMLEEAKRAARTHKLNRFMNSETGVLCVMRYRADEAIPPAEVAEKTAARAPGFVSKNAWPGKVNDEYQASASMVKNAAINLLAGCEGFIFFGWNPKWPKNPEKWLESSPNFSLLGATAAGERTPNLLTLAVGVLAAQFEGVLTDPAPRTIADAAVRGGIFRKADGGEVALLWPSSDTGSLLLDSPSPELELVTLYGERSKLQPNGGGGGMHRYLLTLEEQPVYLHAKRPGMKLLPSPVDRITVTGPEEAQGTIRFTLLNRSGRNRETAVRALASGEASVTPAAGTIEIAPKKRRNLEFSYRLRPGAPREIRLPFAVALPDGGEYRTTVEIVNKPSIVIPRLAAAPDLSSPEAMDRIPGIALNSAEQAVIGRPPKLASLQEESFWGGPDELSGTLRLAYDDEALYIKLEACDAYRKPPVPWPGVLGSGAELFFDFRRPGGGLGNANYASGVYQFLLRPGIAGAAPALYSPQMADPQKNGVEIRSGETGKGYFAAVRIPWRAVTPDGRKPEKFGFDFGLNGAYPDKPGRKTQLMLYGTPLNFRNAADFGVVRTKQDN
- a CDS encoding prepilin-type N-terminal cleavage/methylation domain-containing protein, yielding MRKSFTLIELLVVIAIIAILASMLLPALNKARESAKKSTCVNNLKQLGSFVQFYNNDFDNYYPAYGSDGTSPTWSSRLLRLYYYNNDKNAAYSAARKDRSVINRCPIREMSNAEYKASKANTEYWGMYGVNYLYFATAGTGNSVVPRKVTKIVSPSQKVYAVDGRECMGNGEIAAAAMTSAYPSGRHGGMTNILWADGHTSSLHWQVLTTEGNTRAQYIYWHNTTVN
- a CDS encoding substrate-binding domain-containing protein; amino-acid sequence: MIAFKANTAAPLQEQIADHLAHRIVSGELPDKSRLPSTVELARLYHVTPVTIHKSLQHLVQRQLIERQPRRGTFVRSRERVNVIALVFGKNPFRDRSHLYSQLLDEFQKQSLERALNLKIYFDFESGSRTMFDLEQDLTSGELKAIIASNRTPKLTEFLEQHPEAAWCEPFHIDQRASVKKGVEYLTGRGYRNIAVVSMMPEELPYPNFREDFRCEQQGAMEGAAGTGAAVRVFRWGQKETDGYEKGKLLLAGENRPDAILVNHDVVCRGLLMAILEQGLRIPRDIAILTHMNHGCEFASPVPLTTLEVDPELMVRGCLDALTAALAGSSPAGIVIPSTVARLMPGKSCGEE
- a CDS encoding AraC family transcriptional regulator yields the protein MEQMNPDCILNTCITLEHVIPRETAQFFLPLYLKHPAILKLRNAGIGMAGVSRATPGFRLRRIPGFRFALFTCSGSGEVTAGAQTHEQSAGSFCILPAGKEQFYRQTGSAPWRFCWFHLTPDTPLPPAGLPQPFFGRRTPPVQLEAAMKGLALESIHVIRNLAADTSDERPPWHFYCDSMDLAAALCAFGLKPDRSPYGCEALIASYTDQILELLARSFHLPESVQTEPPPDDPFENLWRQVSGSLEKKWTLEMMAAEVYMSVSTLLRQAKRRYDATPMQVLYHLRLKRANTLLVSTTLPVSVIALRCGYDNFAAFSTAFKKEYGISPRTCRREGVGR
- a CDS encoding prepilin-type N-terminal cleavage/methylation domain-containing protein → MHRKFTLVELLVVIAIIAVLASMLLPALNKARERSKATACTNNLRQVFLTQAIYAEDHKGWMTPARTEPNWDSWLYFAVRGKYLEKPRDGSRPFLMCPSLAAGWTNGWWHGLYGGIYGINRGKDPDSPASYMNGTGEYRWCQRLTAFRNPSRRDIFADSRYNSTYGLYDHNGESDSWGKWWVQVRHGGKSSMLFADGHAVLMSPEKLNADYNFKNRIHLY
- a CDS encoding sugar-binding protein codes for the protein MYRLFVIIFTAAMTGLIFCLAAEELDTIGFEQGFQDIWVGRPEAVRIDASDSSEGKQCAVFDPGGRIAEIARGIKLRRNEIYTVKFDARSTSPGGGAPEIQVRLLMRSLKKPIDWFKEAGKASAELNVPTALRGEWQTFSCSFGPLPDTWRDAEVSSVNLYFQILPGKKPGKVLLDNIRISTRPAVETKPEISFLLPDPVRIFDRIPDFKVKRSGRAGVLRVTARNAGGEETLKLQGVPGEGSLAVTLPGPDYYDIAAEVVDGTKILASARTSVVVTTPLPDDYYSTPHPAFGVWCQVDDRMHRLGGGKWTRHTLFTYFPSANGGTPPSPEKVATRSPVKVITNVNIPHRPHSAEELAEQRRKLEREMIARRGLVDIWETQNEPMLGENFHGTMQQAADIMAMQSSVARQVVPGVPVAGICLNPMQKNHFLQYLNYYRNCGIDRQIDMLALHPYIPGAQSPDTSGYVETINRLRKEVSKIAGREIPVFISEIGYSTKPGGEVTELQQAAYLARVAMLNRQIPGLVGCVWHNGVWTEAYSRREYDFGIMKGVKGSSIREPKPAFAAWATVSRQTWNADYLRELDFGRNVRVLLFRRNGKPLLALWGLQGEPVSVRLPLNVPEVTVVELCGRSRRVRLADGVLPLSLGEAPVYVSGDFPAIFDERSFAVAMEPEVPAALAGMPFEFQVRLPGHFSSAELRIPAGEYGTAQVTGSGADRTVKIIPAPGIRPGCYDLELRLEENGRPRSILIRQLEILRPVDFSRVAPVAVPQGRAILCTAEFRDSTAGDATVEILENGNRVVGLARLSAPGESVIPLYLTRIGRRNSYSARFTLSDGSSYVQPLGGGLTPVSIPYFRDALDRVEEWPECGRFAIGDGVASSHGLTGENDRPSGVIRLAWDEDFLYYAVDVNDKTCRTVALPADMWQGDSLQCGIAADPQFMIRPNNDGLQETAYNEFGTDLRDGGSRSWTWASMNRNAMPCNRPVPGIRLDHRRDRTWTFYRAAVPWETLNIRPGEGVPLRLSILVNDSDGGVRHWMEWFGGIADGKDPGLYGSAVLTKQDRQP